The Streptobacillus ratti genome contains a region encoding:
- a CDS encoding sulfatase-like hydrolase/transferase — MKKNNILFIIADDLGAWALGCYGNKDAITPNIDMLAEKGKIFENFFCVSPVCSPARASIFTGRIPSQHGIHDWLDEWENGVTTEDYLKGQSTFVDVLSKNGYTCCMSGKWHMGLADVPQKGFHYWYSHQKGGGPYYNAPMYKDGKLVHEEEYITDKITDYAIEFLNNIDKEKEPFFLNVNYTAPHSPWDKKNHKEEILKLYEDCKFESCPRDPYHPWKIAETFEGSEEERIEILKGYFAALTAMDFGIGKIISELEKKDMLKDTLIIFTSDNGMNMGHHGIFGKGNGTSPLNMYDSSVKVPFIIYKKDETEAEKVNNLLSHYDIRFTLLEYLGLDDIKDENIDYPGSSFSEILNNKKIDNDNNVVIYDEYGPTRMIRNERYKYVHRYPDGPHEFYDIQNDVEEHVNEINNEKYSEIIDDMRKELEIWFLNYVNKEIDGATLPIYGAGQKKLAGKWGGYARDTFGRYHSKFIFSSDSKLSEDEEIEIENKIQ, encoded by the coding sequence ATGAAAAAAAATAATATTTTATTTATTATTGCAGATGATTTAGGAGCATGGGCATTAGGTTGTTATGGAAATAAAGATGCTATAACTCCTAATATTGATATGTTAGCAGAAAAAGGTAAAATATTTGAAAATTTCTTTTGTGTTTCGCCTGTGTGTTCTCCAGCAAGAGCTTCAATTTTTACAGGAAGAATACCATCACAACATGGAATACATGATTGGCTTGATGAATGGGAAAATGGTGTAACAACAGAGGATTATTTAAAAGGACAATCTACATTTGTAGATGTTTTATCAAAAAATGGATATACTTGTTGTATGAGTGGAAAATGGCATATGGGACTTGCAGATGTTCCTCAAAAAGGATTTCATTATTGGTATTCACATCAAAAAGGTGGTGGACCATACTATAATGCACCTATGTATAAAGATGGAAAGTTAGTACATGAAGAGGAATATATAACTGATAAAATAACAGATTATGCTATAGAATTTTTAAATAATATTGATAAAGAAAAGGAACCTTTCTTTTTAAATGTTAATTATACAGCTCCTCATTCACCATGGGATAAGAAAAATCATAAAGAAGAAATTTTAAAACTTTATGAGGATTGTAAATTTGAATCTTGTCCAAGAGATCCATATCATCCTTGGAAAATAGCTGAAACATTTGAGGGTAGTGAAGAAGAAAGAATAGAAATACTTAAAGGATATTTTGCAGCACTTACTGCTATGGATTTTGGTATTGGAAAAATAATTAGCGAACTTGAAAAGAAAGATATGCTTAAAGACACCCTTATAATCTTCACAAGTGATAATGGAATGAATATGGGACATCACGGTATTTTTGGAAAAGGGAATGGAACAAGTCCTTTAAATATGTATGATAGTTCTGTTAAGGTTCCATTTATAATATATAAAAAAGATGAAACAGAAGCAGAAAAAGTAAATAATTTATTAAGTCATTATGATATAAGATTTACATTACTTGAATATTTAGGATTAGATGATATTAAAGATGAAAATATCGACTATCCAGGAAGTAGTTTTTCAGAGATACTTAATAATAAGAAGATAGATAATGATAATAATGTAGTAATATATGATGAATATGGTCCAACAAGAATGATTAGAAATGAAAGATATAAGTATGTTCATAGATATCCTGATGGACCACATGAGTTTTATGATATACAAAATGATGTAGAAGAACATGTAAATGAGATTAATAATGAAAAATATAGTGAAATTATAGATGATATGAGAAAAGAACTTGAAATATGGTTCTTAAACTATGTGAATAAAGAAATTGATGGTGCAACACTTCCAATTTATGGTGCAGGTCAGAAAAAACTTGCAGGTAAATGGGGTGGATATGCAAGAGATACTTTTGGAAGATATCATTCAAAATTCATATTTTCATCTGATAGTAAATTAAGTGAAGATGAAGAAATAGAAATAGAAAATAAAATACAATAA
- a CDS encoding tyrosine-type recombinase/integrase, whose product MVEVNSFLDYLKFEKGNADKTIESYRNDLYTFFKKVNKKVCDITSDDIYNYIEKLKEKYTYNTVIRKISSIKSFFKFCYIEKIIKNDPANKIHNLKKEKRLPNALSVEEINAIIQSFNHEPVNRRNQLMVKFLVATGARISEVINLEIKDIENSDFEFAKLYGKGSKYRFVPIYLELEKEIKEYIRDIRPKIKGSENSYLLFPGIRRENFWKILNKHAQNVGIEKNIHPHIFRHSTATMMIENGADIRIVQELLGHASITTTEIYTHVEKSKLREIYKKVKIGEEDE is encoded by the coding sequence ATGGTAGAAGTAAACTCATTTTTAGATTATCTTAAATTTGAAAAAGGTAATGCTGATAAAACTATAGAAAGTTATAGAAATGACTTATATACTTTCTTTAAAAAAGTAAATAAAAAAGTATGTGATATAACTAGTGATGATATCTATAATTATATAGAAAAGCTTAAGGAGAAATATACATATAATACAGTTATTAGAAAAATAAGTAGCATAAAATCCTTTTTTAAGTTTTGCTACATTGAAAAAATAATTAAAAATGATCCAGCAAATAAGATACATAATTTAAAAAAAGAGAAAAGACTACCAAATGCTCTAAGCGTTGAAGAAATTAATGCTATAATACAAAGCTTCAATCATGAACCAGTAAATAGAAGAAATCAATTAATGGTTAAATTTTTAGTGGCAACAGGTGCTAGAATTTCAGAAGTAATTAATTTAGAAATTAAAGATATAGAAAATTCTGATTTTGAATTTGCTAAACTTTATGGTAAAGGAAGTAAGTATAGATTTGTTCCTATATATTTAGAACTTGAAAAAGAAATAAAGGAATATATAAGAGATATAAGACCTAAAATTAAAGGAAGTGAAAATAGTTATTTACTTTTTCCTGGAATTAGAAGAGAGAATTTTTGGAAGATATTAAATAAACATGCACAAAATGTAGGGATAGAAAAGAATATACATCCACATATATTTAGACATTCTACGGCAACAATGATGATAGAAAATGGTGCTGATATTAGAATAGTTCAAGAATTGTTAGGTCATGCAAGTATTACAACAACAGAAATATATACTCATGTTGAAAAATCTAAACTTAGAGAAATATATAAGAAAGTGAAAATTGGAGAAGAAGATGAATAA